In one Alphaproteobacteria bacterium genomic region, the following are encoded:
- a CDS encoding glycosyltransferase family 39 protein — MTAAIEPGLAGGAAARETTGGALLWRRALWIVAGLTLLRWLVLALSPLELHGDEAQYWTWSQDLDFGYFTKPPLIAWLIAATTTLFGDAPFGVRFAAPLCHAIAALFIGLAGRALLAGGDGGGRDRASRIGGLAMLAYATMPAVSFSSLIMSTDAPLLAFWAVALWAFVRLLQTRAIGWALLCGLAVAVGLNAKYAMGYFLLCAALAGLLLRDARWLWRSVRWPVLAVVGLAGLIPNLVWNMANGWATVGHTAENANWQGPLLHLDKGLEFAASQFGVFGPILFAVLLVLFWQWARGRAGADLRLWLWFAAPVLALIAVQAFLSRANANWAATAYASASIAVMIWLAAPHRRRWLCASFGLHAVVAGGLYLFVVLANVMPWPSGRDPFGALRGWDEAGRAVADALAQDAAGGSGRLVLSDDRMLLASLLYATRGSDLRFAAWDADGVPGNHYELAIPYDKAARPPALLVSEYPDRVDITGNFSTVGEQITVNIRIGEGMERVLYLTMLN, encoded by the coding sequence ATGACGGCGGCGATCGAGCCGGGGCTGGCCGGCGGCGCCGCGGCGCGGGAGACGACCGGGGGCGCGCTGCTGTGGCGCCGTGCGCTGTGGATCGTCGCCGGCCTGACGCTGCTGCGCTGGCTCGTCCTGGCGCTGTCGCCGCTGGAACTGCATGGCGACGAGGCGCAATACTGGACCTGGTCGCAGGATCTGGACTTCGGCTACTTCACCAAGCCGCCGCTGATCGCGTGGCTGATCGCGGCGACCACGACGCTGTTCGGCGACGCGCCGTTCGGCGTGCGTTTCGCCGCACCGTTGTGCCACGCGATCGCGGCGCTGTTCATCGGCCTGGCCGGCCGCGCCCTGCTGGCAGGCGGCGACGGCGGCGGACGCGACCGCGCGAGCCGGATCGGCGGGCTGGCGATGCTGGCCTATGCGACGATGCCGGCGGTCTCGTTCTCCAGCCTGATCATGTCGACGGACGCGCCGCTGCTGGCGTTCTGGGCGGTCGCGCTGTGGGCGTTCGTCCGGCTGCTGCAGACCCGCGCGATCGGTTGGGCGCTGCTGTGCGGTCTCGCCGTCGCGGTCGGGCTCAATGCCAAATACGCGATGGGCTATTTCCTGCTCTGCGCCGCTCTCGCCGGCCTGTTGCTACGCGACGCGCGCTGGCTGTGGCGCAGCGTGCGCTGGCCGGTGCTGGCCGTGGTCGGTCTGGCCGGGCTGATCCCCAATCTGGTGTGGAACATGGCCAATGGCTGGGCCACCGTCGGCCACACCGCGGAGAATGCCAACTGGCAGGGGCCGCTGCTGCACCTGGACAAGGGGCTGGAATTCGCGGCGAGCCAGTTCGGCGTGTTCGGGCCGATCCTGTTTGCCGTGCTGCTGGTGCTGTTCTGGCAATGGGCGCGCGGCCGGGCCGGCGCGGACCTTCGCCTCTGGCTGTGGTTCGCCGCACCCGTGCTGGCGCTGATCGCGGTGCAGGCCTTCCTGTCGCGGGCCAACGCCAACTGGGCCGCGACCGCATACGCCAGCGCCAGCATCGCCGTCATGATCTGGCTGGCCGCGCCGCACCGGCGCCGCTGGCTGTGCGCCTCGTTCGGCCTGCATGCCGTGGTGGCCGGCGGGCTCTATCTGTTCGTCGTGCTGGCCAACGTCATGCCGTGGCCGTCCGGACGCGATCCGTTCGGCGCGCTGCGCGGCTGGGACGAAGCGGGTCGCGCCGTCGCGGACGCCCTGGCGCAGGACGCCGCGGGCGGCTCCGGGCGGCTGGTGCTGTCCGACGACCGCATGCTGCTGGCCTCGCTGCTCTATGCCACCCGCGGCTCGGACCTGCGCTTCGCGGCCTGGGACGCCGACGGCGTGCCCGGCAACCACTACGAATTGGCGATTCCCTACGACAAGGCTGCACGACCGCCGGCGCTTCTTGTCAGCGAATACCCGGACCGCGTGGACATAACCGGGAATTTTTCAACCGTGGGTGAACAAATCACGGTGAATATTCGGATTGGCGAAGGAATGGAGCGAGTATTGTACCTGACGATGCTCAATTAG
- a CDS encoding PAS domain-containing protein, which produces MPSDDITRISVAGRVLRDATEFAALPPKYKAVYELLMSRARPGMLPGRQHFTPLDLPGLLGYVNLVDVVRDGGRLRFRFRLHGTKQTEMAGRDITGRFVEDAVMPGFIERLNRNMTLVAQTRCPVYDRFALPHPDRTYIDSERVYYPLAADGATVDMIFILNGTPASNSARFRAPSCARPRQSSTRVSQGSSPARPAGRPLATSQYVVAHICRYLYEAHMRGRATWTGC; this is translated from the coding sequence ATGCCGAGCGATGATATCACGCGGATATCGGTTGCTGGTCGCGTGTTGCGAGACGCGACCGAATTTGCCGCGCTTCCGCCCAAATACAAGGCAGTCTACGAGCTGCTGATGTCGCGCGCTCGTCCCGGCATGTTGCCCGGGCGTCAGCATTTCACGCCGCTCGACTTGCCGGGCCTGCTCGGCTACGTCAATCTGGTCGACGTTGTCCGCGACGGCGGCCGGCTGCGCTTCCGCTTCCGCCTGCACGGCACCAAGCAGACCGAGATGGCCGGCCGCGACATCACCGGCCGCTTCGTCGAGGACGCGGTCATGCCCGGCTTCATCGAGCGGCTCAACCGCAACATGACGCTGGTGGCGCAGACCCGGTGCCCGGTCTACGACCGGTTCGCGTTGCCCCACCCCGACCGGACCTATATCGACAGCGAGCGGGTCTACTACCCGCTGGCCGCGGACGGTGCGACCGTCGACATGATCTTCATCCTGAACGGTACCCCGGCCTCGAATAGCGCCCGGTTCCGTGCGCCGTCCTGCGCGCGGCCTCGCCAATCCTCCACACGCGTTTCGCAAGGTTCGTCGCCAGCCCGGCCGGCGGGGCGGCCGTTAGCGACTTCGCAATATGTCGTTGCACATATATGCAGATATCTTTATGAAGCGCACATGCGAGGGCGAGCGACATGGACCGGTTGCTGA
- a CDS encoding metalloregulator ArsR/SmtB family transcription factor: MDRLLTAIKAAAEPTRLRLLALCGHAELSVTELTQILGQSQPRVSRHLKLLCDAGLLDRSREGTWAFFRLADEGPMADLARTLIDAIPGEDAVLTLDLERLDAVKRQRDETAARYFREKAARWHEIRSLHVPEREVEEALLDLLPPRVADLLDIGTGTGRMLELMAPRVAHALGIDASREMLAIARNNLDKAGHAHCRVRQADMYQLPLAAESFDAIVIHQVLHYAESPGAVLAEAARVLRPGGTLLIVDLDLHDHEALRSEHNHRRLGIDPADMSRWLDRAGLVCLEERPLAGAPLTVIVWHIAKPARAAATPGTADLPGGERDNG; the protein is encoded by the coding sequence ATGGACCGGTTGCTGACCGCGATCAAGGCGGCGGCGGAGCCGACCCGGCTGCGACTGCTGGCGCTGTGCGGCCACGCCGAGCTGTCGGTGACCGAGCTGACCCAGATCCTGGGCCAGAGCCAGCCGCGCGTCTCGCGCCACCTGAAGCTGCTGTGCGACGCCGGCCTGCTCGACCGGTCGCGCGAGGGCACCTGGGCGTTCTTCCGCCTGGCCGACGAGGGGCCGATGGCCGATCTCGCCCGCACGCTGATCGACGCGATCCCCGGCGAGGACGCGGTGCTGACGCTGGACCTGGAGCGGCTGGATGCGGTCAAGCGCCAGCGCGACGAGACCGCGGCGCGCTATTTCCGCGAGAAGGCGGCGCGCTGGCACGAGATCCGGTCGCTGCACGTGCCCGAGCGCGAAGTCGAAGAGGCGCTGCTGGACCTGCTGCCGCCGCGGGTCGCCGACCTGCTCGACATCGGCACCGGCACCGGGCGCATGCTGGAGCTGATGGCGCCGCGGGTGGCGCACGCGCTGGGCATCGACGCGTCGCGCGAGATGCTGGCGATCGCCCGCAACAATCTCGACAAGGCCGGCCACGCCCACTGCCGGGTGCGCCAGGCCGACATGTACCAGCTGCCGCTGGCTGCCGAGAGCTTCGATGCGATCGTGATCCACCAGGTACTGCACTATGCCGAAAGCCCCGGCGCGGTGCTGGCCGAGGCGGCGCGGGTACTGCGGCCGGGCGGCACGCTGCTGATCGTCGATCTGGACCTGCACGACCACGAGGCGCTGCGCAGCGAGCACAACCATCGCCGGCTCGGCATCGATCCGGCCGACATGAGCCGCTGGCTCGACCGCGCCGGACTGGTCTGCCTGGAGGAACGCCCGCTGGCCGGCGCGCCGCTGACGGTCATCGTCTGGCACATCGCCAAGCCGGCGCGGGCGGCGGCGACACCCGGCACCGCGGACTTGCCGGGCGGGGAGAGGGACAATGGCTGA
- the metF gene encoding methylenetetrahydrofolate reductase [NAD(P)H], translating into MDRPTSAPQPRATPRPGGCPRVSFEYFPPKTEAAEEDLWQTAKRLARLSPAFVSVTYGAGGSTRERTHRTVKRIQSELGVPTAAHLTCVGARREEIDAIAREYWDAGIRHIVALRGDPPAGAGGPQPYAPHPGGYAYAADLVAGLRAIADFELSVAAYPEMHPEARSAADDLDNLKRKVDAGATRAITQFFFDPGAFLRFRDRAAAAGIAAPVVPGILPITNFARASTFAAACGASIPERFAALFDGLDDEPETRQLVAASVAAEQCLALAGEGVGDFHFYTLNRADLTVAICRMLGLQPAQPTAH; encoded by the coding sequence ATGGACCGCCCGACCTCGGCGCCGCAGCCGCGCGCGACCCCGCGGCCGGGCGGCTGCCCGCGGGTCAGCTTCGAGTATTTCCCGCCGAAGACGGAAGCGGCGGAAGAGGATCTGTGGCAGACCGCCAAGCGGCTGGCGCGGCTGTCGCCCGCCTTCGTCTCCGTCACCTACGGCGCCGGCGGCTCGACCCGCGAGCGTACCCACCGCACGGTCAAGCGCATCCAGTCCGAGCTCGGCGTGCCGACCGCGGCGCACCTGACCTGCGTCGGCGCGCGCCGCGAGGAGATCGATGCGATCGCGCGGGAATACTGGGATGCCGGCATCCGCCACATCGTTGCCCTGCGCGGCGACCCGCCGGCAGGCGCGGGCGGACCGCAACCCTATGCACCGCATCCCGGCGGCTATGCCTATGCGGCCGATCTCGTCGCCGGACTGCGGGCGATCGCCGATTTCGAGCTCTCGGTCGCGGCCTATCCGGAGATGCACCCGGAAGCGCGCTCGGCCGCGGACGACCTCGACAACCTGAAACGCAAGGTCGATGCCGGGGCAACCCGCGCCATCACCCAGTTCTTCTTCGACCCGGGCGCCTTCCTTCGCTTCCGCGACCGCGCCGCGGCGGCCGGCATCGCCGCGCCGGTGGTGCCGGGCATCCTGCCGATCACCAATTTCGCCCGGGCCAGCACCTTCGCGGCGGCCTGCGGCGCGTCGATACCGGAACGCTTCGCCGCGCTGTTCGACGGCCTCGACGACGAGCCGGAGACCCGGCAGCTGGTCGCGGCCTCGGTGGCCGCGGAGCAATGCCTGGCGCTGGCCGGCGAAGGCGTCGGCGACTTCCACTTCTACACGCTGAACCGGGCGGATCTGACCGTCGCGATCTGCCGCATGCTCGGCCTGCAGCCGGCGCAGCCGACCGCCCACTGA
- the metE gene encoding 5-methyltetrahydropteroyltriglutamate--homocysteine S-methyltransferase, which produces MMVKAANLGFPRVGAHRELKKAVEAYWRGDGDAAALQQTARALRARHWRLQADAGITIVPSNDFSLYDHVLDATVTFGAVPARFAGAGASALDRKFAMARGTGDVPAMEMTKWFDTNYHYIVPELDADQQFALADEAPLDAWREAKALGIETRPVLVGPVTFLSLAKAKDGSAPIALIDRLLPVYRALLAKLAAAGVAAVQIDEPILATDLSAAQRDAFAHAYRALAAENRAITVAAYFGALGDNLPLALGLPVQGLHLDLVRGADDLEPALAGAPDGLTLSLGLVEGRNIWRTDLTRALAQVERAVARLDADRVVVAPSCSLLHCPVDLAHETDLDAELKSWLAFATQKLDEVAALAQAAGQGRAAAAAAFDASDAAAAARTGSPRVHRDAVQARLAAVDAGMSRRSTPFAARRKAQAQAFELPPLPTTTIGSFPQTADVRKARAAHRRGELGDAEYQAFLERKTDDCIRRQEDIGIDVLVHGEFERNDMVEYFGEQLDGFAFTRNGWVQSYGSRCVKPPVIFGDVARPQPMTVRWSAYAQSRTEKLMKGMLTGPVTILQWSFVRDDQPRADTCRQIALAIRDEVVDLEAAGIRLIQIDEPALREGLPLRHRAWQAYLDWATECFRLSASGVRDETQIHTHMCYSEFNDIIASIAALDADVISIETSRSDMELLDAFTRFNYPAEIGPGVYDIHSPRVPDQAEMGALIDKALQVLKPEQLWINPDCGLKTRDWPEVEAALRRMTAAAQEARARLPQRVAAE; this is translated from the coding sequence ATGATGGTCAAGGCCGCGAATCTCGGCTTCCCGCGCGTCGGCGCGCACCGCGAACTGAAAAAGGCGGTGGAGGCCTATTGGCGCGGCGACGGCGACGCGGCGGCGTTGCAGCAGACCGCCCGCGCGCTGCGAGCGCGGCACTGGCGCCTGCAGGCGGACGCCGGCATCACCATCGTCCCGTCGAACGACTTCTCCCTCTACGACCACGTGCTCGACGCGACGGTCACCTTCGGCGCGGTGCCGGCCCGCTTCGCCGGCGCGGGCGCGAGCGCGCTCGACCGCAAGTTCGCCATGGCGCGCGGCACCGGCGACGTTCCGGCCATGGAGATGACCAAGTGGTTCGACACCAACTATCACTACATCGTGCCCGAGCTGGATGCAGACCAGCAGTTCGCGCTGGCTGACGAGGCGCCGCTCGACGCCTGGCGCGAGGCCAAGGCGCTCGGCATCGAGACCCGCCCGGTGCTGGTCGGCCCGGTCACCTTCCTGTCGCTGGCCAAGGCCAAGGACGGCAGCGCGCCGATCGCGCTGATCGACCGGCTGCTGCCGGTCTATCGTGCGCTGCTGGCCAAGCTCGCCGCTGCCGGAGTCGCCGCGGTCCAGATCGACGAGCCGATCCTCGCCACCGACCTCAGCGCCGCCCAGCGCGACGCCTTCGCGCACGCCTATCGCGCGCTTGCCGCCGAGAACCGTGCCATCACGGTCGCCGCCTATTTCGGCGCGCTGGGCGACAACCTGCCGCTGGCCCTCGGCCTGCCGGTCCAGGGCCTGCACCTGGACCTGGTGCGCGGGGCCGACGACCTGGAGCCGGCGCTCGCCGGCGCGCCGGACGGGCTGACGCTGTCGCTCGGCCTGGTCGAGGGCCGCAACATCTGGCGCACCGATCTGACCAGAGCGCTGGCACAGGTCGAGCGCGCGGTGGCACGTCTCGACGCCGACCGCGTCGTGGTGGCGCCGTCGTGCTCGCTGCTGCACTGCCCGGTCGACCTCGCTCACGAGACCGATCTCGACGCCGAGTTGAAGAGCTGGCTCGCCTTCGCGACGCAGAAGCTGGACGAGGTCGCCGCGCTGGCGCAGGCGGCAGGGCAGGGCCGCGCCGCGGCCGCGGCGGCCTTCGATGCCAGCGACGCGGCCGCCGCCGCGCGCACCGGGTCGCCGCGGGTACACCGGGATGCGGTCCAGGCCCGGCTTGCCGCTGTCGATGCCGGCATGAGCCGGCGGTCGACGCCGTTCGCGGCACGGCGCAAGGCGCAGGCCCAGGCTTTCGAGCTGCCGCCGCTGCCGACCACGACCATCGGCTCGTTCCCGCAGACCGCCGACGTGCGCAAGGCGCGCGCCGCGCATCGCCGCGGCGAGCTCGGCGACGCCGAGTACCAGGCCTTCCTCGAGCGGAAGACCGACGATTGCATCCGCCGCCAGGAAGACATCGGCATCGACGTGCTGGTCCACGGCGAGTTCGAACGCAACGACATGGTCGAGTATTTCGGCGAGCAGCTCGACGGCTTCGCCTTCACCCGCAACGGCTGGGTGCAGTCCTACGGCTCGCGCTGCGTCAAGCCGCCGGTGATCTTCGGCGACGTCGCCCGGCCGCAGCCGATGACGGTGCGCTGGTCGGCCTATGCGCAAAGCCGCACGGAAAAGCTGATGAAAGGCATGCTGACCGGCCCGGTCACCATCCTGCAATGGTCGTTCGTGCGCGACGACCAGCCGCGCGCAGACACCTGCCGCCAGATCGCGCTGGCCATCCGCGACGAGGTGGTCGACCTCGAGGCCGCCGGCATCCGGCTGATCCAGATCGACGAGCCGGCCCTGCGCGAGGGCCTGCCGCTGCGCCACCGCGCCTGGCAGGCCTATCTCGACTGGGCGACCGAATGCTTCCGCCTGTCGGCCTCCGGCGTGCGCGACGAGACCCAGATCCACACCCACATGTGCTACTCGGAGTTCAACGACATCATCGCGTCGATCGCGGCGCTCGACGCCGACGTGATCTCGATCGAGACCTCGCGCAGCGACATGGAGCTGCTCGATGCCTTCACCCGCTTCAACTATCCGGCCGAGATCGGGCCCGGCGTCTACGACATCCATTCGCCGCGCGTGCCCGACCAGGCGGAAATGGGTGCGCTGATCGACAAAGCGCTGCAGGTGCTGAAGCCGGAGCAGCTGTGGATCAACCCGGATTGCGGGCTGAAGACCCGCGACTGGCCCGAGGTCGAGGCCGCGCTGCGGCGCATGACGGCGGCGGCGCAGGAGGCACGGGCGCGCCTGCCCCAGCGGGTCGCCGCAGAATAG
- a CDS encoding class I SAM-dependent methyltransferase: protein MSAAHGSRLQAMIARLAAQRAHLDDAAARIAAVPGPVLEIGLGKGRTYDHLRRRLPDRRILVFDGSLHAPADLHPPAADLVLGDFRDTLPAAAGSLARAALIHADIGSDDRAADRRLASAIAPWLADLLAPAGLLLSDRPMPSPALVPADAPATAWPYYRYRLG, encoded by the coding sequence CCCGGCTGGCGGCGCAGCGCGCGCACCTGGACGACGCCGCAGCCCGGATCGCGGCCGTGCCCGGCCCGGTGCTGGAGATCGGGCTGGGCAAGGGCCGCACTTACGATCACCTGCGCCGGCGCCTGCCCGACCGCCGCATCCTGGTGTTCGACGGCTCGCTGCACGCCCCGGCGGACCTGCATCCGCCGGCCGCCGATCTGGTTCTGGGCGATTTCCGCGACACGCTGCCGGCCGCGGCCGGGTCGCTGGCGCGGGCCGCGCTGATCCATGCCGACATCGGCAGCGACGACCGGGCGGCCGACCGGCGGCTGGCATCGGCGATCGCGCCGTGGCTGGCCGATCTGCTCGCGCCGGCCGGGCTGCTGCTCAGCGACCGGCCGATGCCGTCCCCGGCGCTGGTGCCGGCCGACGCGCCCGCGACCGCCTGGCCCTATTACCGCTACCGGCTGGGCTGA